The Verrucomicrobiia bacterium genome has a segment encoding these proteins:
- a CDS encoding DUF456 domain-containing protein: MAAAEILGFILTLLVMVCGIAGAILPGLPGTPLIFLAALGHRLWFGDRSATWGVVAVLGLLAAFSMVLDFVATTYGARRLGATWRGMLGAVMGAMVGLFVLPPFGLVLLPLIGAALAELLGGRQWGEAGKAGVGAAIGVLAGTLGKIGCSLAMVALWLFNALWRLLESPPAG, from the coding sequence GTGGCCGCCGCAGAGATCCTGGGATTCATTCTGACGTTGCTGGTGATGGTCTGCGGCATTGCCGGAGCAATTCTTCCGGGCCTGCCGGGCACTCCGCTGATTTTCCTGGCGGCCCTGGGCCACCGGCTTTGGTTTGGAGACCGCAGCGCCACCTGGGGGGTCGTGGCCGTGCTGGGATTGCTGGCGGCCTTCTCGATGGTCCTTGATTTTGTGGCGACCACCTATGGCGCGCGCCGTCTTGGGGCGACGTGGCGAGGGATGTTGGGGGCCGTGATGGGGGCGATGGTGGGCCTGTTTGTACTGCCACCGTTCGGACTCGTCCTCCTCCCCCTGATCGGGGCGGCCCTCGCGGAACTGCTGGGAGGTCGGCAATGGGGGGAGGCGGGGAAGGCGGGCGTGGGTGCGGCGATCGGGGTGCTCGCCGGCACCCTCGGCAAGATCGGGTGCAGCCTGGCGATGGTCGCCCTCTGGCTGTTCAACGCCCTGTGGCGCCTGCTGGAGTCGCCCCCCGCCGGATGA
- a CDS encoding PQQ-binding-like beta-propeller repeat protein produces MATHPGTPGRNAPSSFRKLRIGGRPDLNQLGAMKRCSGLWTAIGLALSGILPLRALDSVPSLPEAATSFGATVLGEFLYVYGGHTGERHVYTADKVSGAFHRVALAPGATWEVLPSGPAAQGTALVAVDGHLVRVGGMAARNLAGEPSNLQSLDSVARYDPKTGDWSELPPLPAARSSHDVAVIGRSLYAGGGWRLAGGANAGVFHTNIAVLNLADDAPAWRLLPQPFARRGLALAALGGRLYFIGGMTGDGATTLAVDIFDTRTGGWSRGPDLPSGKLKGFGNSAVTAGDRIYVSGLSGEVHALTTDSSEWERVAQLRQRRFFHRLVAANDQTLLALGGEDEEGKIATVEVIRIGGPGADGAAAVAPAASRITGWNQWRGPDRDGHSTETGWNKDWSGAGPRPLWRTRVGTGMSAPVIVDGCVLLCGNDGRDTDQVMCLDVLSGESLWTFESSGPSKVHEMAIVPPGPAATPTVIGDRVHHLTREGVLQVLDLATGKLLWSRDLPGELGGRRPVYGYTQSPLVDGGRIFLDIGAPPGAPGSTVALDAATGDLRWRSGVGEAGYSSARAFSRDGARWVAMFKGEGLQVYDPSDGRVAASHDLTSRDFCNALTPVFVGDRILVSNTGGTPAALLEWGADGLKPAWTQPAFAMLFNNAILHEGCLFGFDEQRRGANAFVCLDAASGAVRWESDAVEVGVFLWADNHWLFFTRRGEVVLAPASRDSLEPMARFQAVGGKCYATPAFAGGVLVVRNNEGDAVAYDLRSPTTGSPGR; encoded by the coding sequence ATGGCGACGCATCCCGGCACCCCGGGGCGCAATGCGCCATCAAGTTTCCGCAAGCTGCGGATTGGCGGGCGGCCGGACCTGAACCAGCTTGGGGCGATGAAACGTTGCAGCGGCCTTTGGACCGCCATCGGATTGGCCCTGTCCGGGATCCTGCCGCTCCGCGCCCTCGATTCGGTGCCATCGCTGCCCGAGGCGGCGACGAGCTTTGGAGCCACCGTTCTGGGAGAGTTTCTTTACGTTTATGGTGGCCATACCGGGGAACGCCACGTGTACACGGCCGACAAGGTTTCTGGTGCCTTCCATCGGGTGGCGTTGGCGCCCGGCGCGACCTGGGAGGTGCTCCCGAGCGGACCGGCCGCCCAGGGGACGGCCCTGGTGGCCGTGGACGGCCACTTGGTGCGGGTGGGCGGCATGGCGGCCCGCAATCTGGCCGGCGAGCCGTCGAACCTGCAATCCCTCGACAGCGTTGCCCGGTATGATCCGAAGACCGGGGACTGGTCGGAACTGCCGCCGCTTCCGGCGGCGCGCAGCAGCCACGATGTTGCGGTCATCGGGCGCAGCCTCTATGCCGGGGGTGGCTGGCGGCTGGCCGGGGGGGCGAACGCCGGAGTCTTCCACACCAACATCGCCGTTCTGAACCTCGCGGACGACGCGCCGGCCTGGAGACTGTTGCCCCAACCATTCGCCCGGCGTGGCCTTGCCCTCGCGGCGCTTGGCGGCCGTCTCTATTTCATCGGCGGCATGACCGGTGATGGCGCGACGACGCTGGCCGTGGATATTTTCGACACCCGGACGGGGGGTTGGTCCCGAGGACCGGATCTTCCCTCCGGAAAACTGAAGGGATTTGGCAACTCCGCAGTGACCGCCGGCGACCGGATCTACGTCAGCGGACTCAGCGGCGAGGTGCATGCCCTTACGACGGATTCCAGCGAATGGGAGCGCGTCGCCCAGCTGCGCCAGCGCCGGTTCTTCCACAGGCTCGTTGCGGCGAACGATCAGACGCTGCTGGCACTGGGGGGGGAGGATGAGGAAGGAAAGATCGCCACCGTGGAGGTCATCAGGATCGGAGGCCCCGGGGCCGACGGCGCTGCGGCGGTGGCGCCAGCGGCATCCCGGATCACCGGGTGGAACCAGTGGCGCGGACCCGACCGCGACGGGCACTCAACGGAAACCGGCTGGAACAAGGACTGGTCCGGTGCCGGCCCCCGGCCGTTATGGAGGACGCGGGTCGGGACGGGGATGAGCGCGCCGGTCATTGTGGACGGCTGCGTGCTCCTGTGCGGCAACGACGGACGCGACACCGACCAGGTGATGTGTCTCGACGTGTTGAGCGGTGAGTCGCTCTGGACGTTTGAGTCGTCCGGTCCCTCCAAGGTGCATGAAATGGCCATCGTGCCGCCGGGACCTGCGGCGACGCCCACCGTCATTGGCGACCGGGTTCATCACCTGACCCGCGAAGGCGTGCTCCAGGTGCTGGATCTTGCCACCGGGAAGCTGCTGTGGAGCCGCGATCTTCCGGGCGAACTCGGAGGCAGGCGCCCGGTTTACGGCTATACCCAGTCTCCTCTTGTGGATGGTGGCCGGATCTTCCTCGACATTGGGGCTCCCCCGGGTGCCCCAGGTTCCACCGTGGCGCTTGACGCTGCGACCGGCGACCTGCGCTGGCGGTCCGGTGTCGGGGAAGCTGGTTACAGCTCCGCACGCGCCTTTTCGCGCGACGGCGCGCGGTGGGTGGCGATGTTCAAGGGTGAAGGACTGCAGGTGTACGACCCGTCCGACGGCCGGGTTGCCGCGAGCCACGACCTGACCTCCCGGGACTTCTGCAACGCGCTCACGCCGGTGTTCGTCGGCGATCGGATCCTGGTCAGCAACACGGGAGGCACCCCGGCAGCCTTGCTCGAGTGGGGAGCGGACGGCCTGAAGCCGGCGTGGACACAACCCGCGTTTGCGATGCTGTTCAACAACGCGATTTTGCACGAGGGATGCCTGTTCGGATTTGATGAACAACGCCGTGGGGCCAATGCGTTTGTCTGCCTCGACGCGGCGTCGGGCGCCGTGCGGTGGGAGAGCGATGCGGTCGAGGTCGGGGTGTTCCTTTGGGCCGACAACCACTGGCTGTTTTTCACGCGCCGGGGCGAGGTCGTGCTGGCACCGGCGTCCCGGGACTCCCTGGAACCCATGGCGCGGTTCCAGGCCGTCGGCGGGAAGTGTTATGCCACCCCGGCATTCGCCGGCGGCGTTCTGGTCGTGCGCAACAACGAGGGCGACGCTGTGGCCTACGATCTGCGCTCCCCGACCACGGGGTCTCCCGGGCGCTGA
- a CDS encoding polysaccharide biosynthesis tyrosine autokinase has protein sequence MDTSSSPSPGKSPGRLGDSFQLRRYWLVVLERRWLVFCTFALVVTLGALYAFKSPAIYEAVGRIQIDPETGGVLSLRDSLMWGVKDQDYLQTQYQSITSPTLIETVIQKLRLEEDPRYALSEDRIRAVTEDIQVDPVRLSRLVYIKARHTDPRRAADMVNTLMEAYQRQSRDRKMTKALSGLDLLKKESATAEKELTAAIEALHKYRVEKGMMSLVDDTRQAENVDLQALRNAQEDLSRQNLRTAEAEKIAEEAENWKAAGRDVADFSVVNQDPLVNAVKARIVLNESRLAELRTRYKDKHPRVEEVLKALEKDRGSLRGEAQRAFDTLLTTVQVEKAKEAQARQRFAAASKRIAELNEARAQYEVLTRKREREEVFYQQVLSKMREYTLNTKDTQQNIMIDYMAEPQPRPIKPNRRMILAASIVLGFGLAIGLAFFVNLLDDSVKSQEDVESFLGLAFLGYIPRIKVKDAAKREVHTHLQPASTPSEGFRTLRATVALARNADRLRSVSVTSTVPEEGKSVFACNYAIVTAQTGARTLLVDADMRRPTVQKAFGLQSPAGLSAYLSENVRNLEEIVHTTEVPNLSVVCCGKLPPNPSELLASPRMKQFLRDAAQHYDRIVLDCPPTTAVADPLIVGALSDGMIYVTKFNKVRRDSVLRSVQRIQDAGIHLIGMVINDLDFEGRHSYYGDHYYHSNKFYGTHYASGTAPGGESRTPAARSRETTPG, from the coding sequence ATGGATACCTCCTCCTCCCCCTCTCCGGGGAAATCCCCCGGGCGCCTCGGCGACTCCTTCCAGCTTCGGCGCTACTGGCTGGTCGTTCTGGAGCGCCGCTGGCTGGTTTTCTGCACCTTCGCCCTCGTCGTCACTCTCGGGGCCCTGTACGCGTTCAAGTCGCCGGCCATCTACGAGGCGGTGGGCCGGATCCAGATTGACCCCGAGACGGGCGGGGTGCTGAGCCTCCGTGATTCGCTGATGTGGGGGGTCAAGGATCAGGACTACCTCCAAACCCAGTACCAGAGCATCACCAGTCCGACCCTCATCGAAACGGTCATCCAGAAACTCCGGCTGGAGGAGGATCCGAGATATGCACTCTCGGAGGACCGGATTCGCGCGGTCACGGAAGACATCCAGGTGGACCCCGTCCGGCTCTCCCGACTGGTTTACATCAAGGCGCGGCACACGGATCCCCGCCGGGCGGCCGACATGGTCAACACCCTCATGGAGGCCTATCAGCGCCAAAGCCGGGACCGCAAGATGACCAAGGCCCTTTCGGGGCTGGATCTTTTGAAAAAGGAGTCCGCCACGGCGGAAAAGGAGCTGACCGCGGCCATCGAGGCCCTCCACAAGTACCGGGTCGAAAAGGGAATGATGTCGTTGGTGGACGACACCCGGCAGGCGGAGAACGTGGATCTTCAGGCGTTGCGAAACGCCCAGGAGGATCTGTCGCGTCAGAACCTGCGGACTGCCGAGGCCGAAAAGATTGCAGAGGAAGCCGAGAATTGGAAGGCGGCCGGCCGGGACGTCGCGGACTTTTCGGTGGTCAACCAGGACCCGCTGGTGAACGCGGTGAAGGCGCGGATCGTGCTCAACGAATCACGGCTGGCCGAATTGCGCACGCGCTACAAGGACAAGCATCCGAGGGTCGAGGAGGTGTTGAAGGCGCTGGAGAAGGATCGCGGCAGCCTGCGGGGCGAGGCACAGCGGGCGTTCGACACCCTCCTGACCACCGTTCAGGTGGAGAAGGCCAAGGAGGCCCAGGCCCGCCAGCGCTTTGCGGCGGCCTCGAAACGGATCGCGGAGTTGAACGAGGCCCGGGCCCAATACGAGGTGTTGACCCGGAAACGGGAGCGGGAGGAGGTCTTCTACCAGCAGGTGCTCTCGAAAATGCGTGAGTACACGCTGAACACCAAGGACACGCAGCAGAACATCATGATTGATTACATGGCCGAGCCGCAGCCGCGTCCGATCAAGCCGAACCGCCGCATGATCCTCGCCGCCAGCATCGTCCTGGGCTTCGGGCTGGCCATCGGCCTGGCGTTCTTCGTCAATTTGCTCGACGACTCGGTGAAGAGCCAGGAAGACGTGGAATCGTTCCTCGGGCTGGCCTTTCTCGGCTACATCCCGCGCATCAAGGTCAAGGATGCCGCGAAACGCGAGGTTCACACCCACCTCCAGCCGGCCTCGACCCCTTCGGAGGGCTTCCGGACCCTGCGGGCAACCGTGGCCCTGGCCCGCAACGCCGACCGGCTCCGGTCGGTCAGTGTCACCAGCACCGTCCCGGAGGAGGGCAAATCGGTCTTCGCCTGCAACTATGCGATCGTCACGGCGCAGACCGGGGCGCGGACGCTTCTGGTGGACGCCGACATGCGCCGCCCAACCGTCCAGAAGGCCTTTGGGCTGCAAAGTCCCGCCGGGCTCTCGGCCTATCTTTCCGAGAACGTTCGGAACCTTGAGGAGATCGTCCACACGACGGAGGTGCCGAATCTCAGTGTGGTGTGTTGCGGGAAGCTCCCGCCAAACCCATCGGAACTCCTCGCGTCGCCGCGCATGAAGCAATTCCTGCGCGACGCGGCGCAGCATTACGACCGGATTGTCCTCGACTGCCCTCCGACCACCGCCGTGGCGGATCCCCTGATCGTCGGGGCGCTGAGTGACGGCATGATCTACGTCACCAAGTTCAACAAGGTTCGACGGGACAGCGTCCTGCGGTCGGTGCAGCGGATTCAGGACGCCGGAATTCACCTGATCGGCATGGTGATCAACGATCTGGATTTTGAAGGCCGCCATTCCTACTACGGCGACCACTACTACCATTCCAACAAGTTCTACGGCACCCATTATGCCTCTGGAACGGCGCCGGGTGGGGAATCCCGAACCCCGGCGGCGCGGTCGAGGGAAACCACTCCCGGGTAG
- the rsmI gene encoding 16S rRNA (cytidine(1402)-2'-O)-methyltransferase, translating to MPPADRPALIPGTLYLVATPIGNLEDITLRALRVLRECDLVAAEDTRHTGRLLQHLGLSRPMVSCHHFNEARRGAALLDRLREGQTVALVSDAGSPGVSDPGERVVAAARAAGLRVEPVPGPCALVAALTASGLPTEEFHFVGFLPHKPGQRARRLHELSRIPGTLVLYESPFRIVRLVGELASHLPDREVVLARELTKKFEEWLRGRPAALATLLAARPRRGEFVVLIAPAAPDSAGGAGTSVDDPAGPAR from the coding sequence ATGCCGCCGGCCGACCGGCCCGCGCTGATTCCGGGCACGCTGTACCTGGTGGCGACCCCGATCGGGAACCTGGAGGACATCACGCTGCGCGCGCTGCGGGTTTTGAGGGAGTGCGACCTCGTGGCCGCCGAGGACACCCGTCATACCGGCCGCCTCCTGCAGCACCTCGGCCTCTCCAGGCCGATGGTCAGCTGCCATCACTTCAACGAGGCCCGGCGTGGGGCTGCCCTGCTGGATCGCCTGCGGGAGGGACAGACCGTGGCCCTGGTGTCCGATGCCGGCAGCCCCGGTGTGAGCGACCCGGGCGAACGGGTCGTCGCCGCGGCGCGGGCGGCAGGTCTGCGGGTTGAACCGGTACCCGGCCCCTGCGCCCTCGTCGCCGCGCTCACCGCCAGCGGGCTCCCCACGGAAGAGTTCCATTTTGTCGGATTCCTGCCCCACAAGCCGGGGCAGCGGGCGCGCCGCCTGCACGAGCTGTCCCGCATCCCCGGCACGCTGGTCCTGTACGAATCCCCGTTCCGCATCGTCCGCCTGGTTGGCGAACTGGCATCGCACCTTCCGGATCGTGAGGTGGTCCTCGCCCGGGAGCTCACCAAGAAGTTCGAGGAATGGCTCCGTGGGCGTCCGGCGGCGCTGGCAACCCTCCTTGCCGCCCGCCCGCGCCGCGGTGAATTCGTCGTCCTGATCGCACCCGCAGCACCGGACAGCGCCGGTGGTGCCGGGACATCGGTTGACGATCCGGCGGGCCCCGCTCGTTGA
- a CDS encoding UvrB/UvrC motif-containing protein, with protein MSFDISELLSGWDYKPGQVVARRFSGQDGREKVQLRVDLGVLQMNAEGRPDGRRPMAHDTWHDFQLERLRRHVEAKGDDEGFILDADACAKLQQECIQYHHRYICFFQLEDFTAVERDCERNLRVFEFVAEYALSDELAWSLLQFVPQLLMMRTRARGTALVRRRRHDKACAVIEEGLEELEAFYRENGREDLMGGSGEIASLRTWMEEIRERRPLTEIEKLQRDLEEAIRLEDYERAAAVRDQMRKLQASES; from the coding sequence ATGAGCTTCGACATCTCCGAACTCCTGTCGGGTTGGGATTACAAGCCCGGCCAGGTGGTGGCCCGGCGATTTTCCGGCCAGGATGGTCGGGAGAAGGTTCAATTGCGGGTGGATCTTGGGGTCCTCCAGATGAACGCCGAGGGGCGTCCGGACGGCCGACGCCCCATGGCGCACGACACCTGGCATGATTTCCAGCTCGAGCGTCTGCGGCGTCACGTTGAGGCCAAAGGAGATGACGAGGGCTTCATTCTCGACGCGGACGCCTGCGCGAAGCTCCAGCAGGAATGCATCCAGTACCATCATCGCTACATCTGCTTCTTCCAGTTGGAGGACTTCACGGCCGTGGAGCGGGACTGCGAGCGAAACCTGCGGGTGTTTGAGTTTGTGGCGGAGTACGCGTTGTCGGACGAGCTCGCGTGGTCGCTCCTGCAGTTCGTGCCCCAGCTCCTGATGATGCGCACGCGCGCCCGGGGCACCGCGCTGGTCCGGCGGCGTCGGCACGACAAGGCGTGCGCGGTCATTGAGGAGGGCCTGGAGGAATTGGAGGCATTCTACCGGGAGAACGGCCGGGAGGACCTCATGGGCGGCAGTGGGGAGATCGCTTCGTTGCGCACCTGGATGGAGGAGATTCGGGAGAGGCGTCCGCTCACCGAGATCGAAAAACTTCAGCGGGACCTCGAAGAGGCGATCCGCCTGGAGGACTATGAACGGGCCGCTGCCGTGCGGGATCAGATGCGCAAGCTCCAGGCTTCCGAATCCTGA
- a CDS encoding GatB/YqeY domain-containing protein has product MSLQETLTAGLKAAMIARNADRTATLRLIKSALGYVQIERKTDTLADADVLAVLQREAKKRRDASEEYVRGGRPELAAREQAELVIIEEFLPKALSEAELETLVRTVLAETGATSRKEMGVAMKAAQARAGGRADGRALSAVVTRLLG; this is encoded by the coding sequence ATGTCCCTGCAGGAAACGCTCACGGCCGGGCTCAAGGCCGCAATGATCGCGCGCAACGCCGACCGCACCGCCACGCTCCGGCTGATCAAGTCGGCCCTGGGCTACGTGCAGATTGAACGGAAGACGGACACGCTGGCCGACGCCGACGTGCTGGCCGTGCTCCAGCGCGAGGCGAAGAAGCGTCGGGACGCCAGCGAGGAGTATGTGCGCGGGGGCCGGCCCGAGCTGGCCGCGAGGGAACAGGCCGAACTGGTCATCATTGAGGAGTTCCTGCCCAAGGCGCTGTCGGAGGCGGAACTGGAAACCCTGGTGCGGACGGTGCTCGCCGAGACCGGCGCCACCAGCCGGAAGGAGATGGGCGTGGCGATGAAGGCCGCCCAGGCCCGCGCCGGGGGACGGGCGGATGGCAGGGCGTTGAGCGCCGTGGTCACCCGGCTGCTTGGTTGA
- a CDS encoding PilT/PilU family type 4a pilus ATPase has translation MELLRGVLKAAVEGGASDVHIKVGAPFVLRLNRQLIVIEAPQPTDTWMNSVVEKIVPPHARKRLDEDREVDFSYLEPGIGRFRTNIFQQKGSFALAMRYVKTQVPSFEELGLLPVLKDIASSHRGIVLVAGTTGSGKSTTLAAMLEHINANFKRHIITLEDPIEFVFEDNQSVIEQREIGLDTSSFQSGLKHVLRQDPDIIMVGEMRDAVSFTAAMQAADTGHLVLSTLHTQNAAQSIGRILDFFKPDEREQVRRQLAGTLKAVVCQRMVATATGGVTPALEILINTPTVRKMLEENRLEKIGAAIETGRDDGMQTFNQALYDLVKARKVTEAEALGKASNPQALDMMFKGIFLDEGRRILS, from the coding sequence ATGGAACTACTCCGGGGCGTCCTGAAGGCCGCCGTTGAGGGCGGCGCGTCCGACGTGCACATCAAGGTCGGAGCCCCATTCGTCCTGCGCCTCAATCGTCAGTTGATCGTCATCGAGGCCCCGCAGCCCACCGACACGTGGATGAACTCGGTCGTCGAAAAGATTGTGCCCCCTCACGCCCGAAAGCGCCTGGACGAGGATCGCGAGGTGGACTTCAGCTACCTGGAACCGGGGATCGGGCGATTCCGCACCAACATTTTCCAGCAAAAGGGCTCCTTCGCCCTGGCCATGCGCTACGTGAAGACCCAGGTCCCCAGCTTCGAGGAACTGGGACTGCTGCCGGTGCTCAAGGACATCGCGTCGTCGCATCGCGGCATCGTGCTTGTGGCCGGCACCACGGGCTCCGGCAAGTCCACGACGCTCGCGGCGATGCTCGAGCACATCAACGCCAACTTCAAACGGCACATCATCACCCTGGAGGATCCCATCGAGTTTGTGTTCGAGGACAACCAGTCGGTCATCGAGCAGCGGGAGATCGGCCTCGACACTTCCAGCTTCCAGAGCGGCCTGAAACACGTGCTGCGGCAGGATCCCGACATCATCATGGTGGGCGAAATGCGCGATGCGGTGAGCTTCACCGCCGCGATGCAGGCGGCCGACACCGGCCATCTGGTGCTGTCCACGCTCCATACCCAGAATGCGGCGCAGTCCATCGGGCGCATCCTTGACTTCTTCAAGCCCGACGAGCGCGAGCAGGTGCGCCGCCAGCTCGCCGGCACCCTCAAGGCCGTGGTGTGCCAGCGCATGGTGGCCACCGCCACCGGCGGCGTGACCCCGGCGCTCGAGATCCTGATCAACACCCCGACCGTCCGGAAAATGCTCGAGGAAAACCGGCTCGAGAAGATCGGTGCCGCGATCGAGACCGGACGCGACGACGGCATGCAGACCTTCAACCAGGCCCTCTACGACCTGGTCAAGGCACGCAAAGTGACCGAGGCGGAGGCTCTCGGAAAAGCCAGCAACCCGCAGGCCCTCGACATGATGTTCAAGGGCATCTTCCTCGACGAGGGCCGCCGGATTCTGTCCTGA
- a CDS encoding glycosyltransferase family 4 protein has product MKPRRLLFVDGHPATPGGAQVNLIELLGHPQARTQWEIRVACDPASPLSGTLTRQRILRQHYRHPEPVGRLGRLFRLGTARHREQAARRLQDLLAGFQPEAVISCSGRDHLAAGMAAAAAGIPSVWWVNENLTPDFFSWAARRTFVSEALAHATRLVPVSHYGATALKQAGVPENRIRVVHNGIPLRRHQRGHSTLLRRQLRLKPGEPLIGFVGRITPWKGPRFFLELAERWAAERRPGRFVLLGPVAREDEAFAASLREFVRDRGLRGRVSFPPPPPSEADALAQIDLLIHCSIKPEPFGRVIIEGMAAGVPVIGACDGGVPEIITQGVNGGMAAPGNLTDYLARLTAVLGNPAMRAAWVNAGHRTVQQRFTLDRVFDDFEGVFEELAQAARPKSARRSPASNDPPAAVAAG; this is encoded by the coding sequence ATGAAGCCCCGCCGCCTCTTGTTCGTTGATGGACACCCCGCCACGCCCGGTGGTGCCCAGGTGAACCTGATCGAATTGCTGGGCCACCCCCAAGCACGCACCCAGTGGGAGATCCGGGTGGCCTGCGATCCGGCCAGCCCCCTGTCCGGCACGCTGACCCGGCAGCGGATCCTGCGGCAGCACTACCGGCATCCGGAGCCCGTCGGTCGGCTGGGACGGCTGTTCCGCCTGGGCACCGCGCGACACCGGGAACAGGCGGCCCGACGGCTTCAGGACCTCCTCGCGGGGTTCCAGCCCGAGGCGGTGATCTCATGTTCGGGACGCGATCATCTGGCGGCCGGAATGGCCGCGGCGGCGGCGGGCATCCCCAGCGTGTGGTGGGTCAATGAAAACTTGACCCCCGACTTCTTCTCTTGGGCCGCGCGCCGGACCTTCGTCTCGGAGGCCCTCGCGCACGCCACCCGGTTGGTGCCGGTCTCACACTATGGCGCCACCGCCCTCAAACAGGCCGGGGTGCCTGAAAACCGCATCCGGGTCGTTCACAACGGCATCCCTCTGCGCCGCCATCAGCGGGGTCATTCCACCCTGCTCCGCCGCCAGCTCCGCCTGAAGCCCGGCGAACCTCTGATCGGATTTGTGGGCCGGATCACCCCGTGGAAAGGCCCCAGGTTTTTTCTCGAACTTGCGGAGCGGTGGGCCGCCGAACGCCGGCCCGGACGGTTTGTGCTCCTCGGTCCCGTCGCCCGGGAGGACGAGGCATTCGCAGCGTCCTTGCGGGAGTTCGTGCGCGATCGGGGCCTGCGCGGACGCGTCAGCTTCCCGCCGCCGCCGCCGAGCGAGGCCGACGCCCTCGCCCAGATTGACCTCCTGATCCACTGCTCGATCAAACCGGAACCCTTCGGCCGGGTGATCATTGAGGGAATGGCTGCCGGAGTACCGGTGATCGGGGCCTGCGACGGGGGGGTTCCCGAGATCATCACCCAGGGGGTCAATGGCGGCATGGCCGCTCCGGGAAATCTGACAGACTACCTGGCAAGACTCACGGCCGTGCTGGGAAATCCCGCCATGCGCGCCGCATGGGTCAATGCCGGACACCGGACCGTCCAGCAGCGATTCACCCTGGACCGTGTGTTCGATGATTTCGAAGGTGTCTTTGAAGAGCTGGCCCAAGCCGCCCGGCCGAAATCCGCCCGGCGCTCACCAGCCTCAAATGATCCTCCAGCGGCAGTGGCTGCCGGCTGA